Below is a genomic region from Tepidiforma bonchosmolovskayae.
ACCCGTGGGGCAGCGAGGCGTTCGAACGCGCCCGCGCCGAAGACAAACCGATCCTGCTCTCCGTCGGCTACAGCTCCTGCCACTGGTGCCATGTGATGGCGCACGAGTCCTTCGAAAACCCCGCCATCGCGGAGCTGATGAACCGCTACTTCGTCAACGTCAAGGTCGACCGGGAGGAGCGGCCCGACATCGACGCGGTCTACATGGCCGCCGTCCAGGCCATCTCCGGCCAGGGCGGCTGGCCCATGACCGTCTTCCTCACACCCGATGGCCAGCCCTTCTACGCCGGCACCTACTTCCCGCCTGAAGATGCCCACGGCCGGCCCGGGTTTCCCCGCGTCCTCCAGTTCCTCGCCGAAAAGTGGCAGACCGACCGCCAGCGCATCCTCGAATCCGCAGCCGGCCTGACCGAGCACCTGCGCGCCGCGGCCGCCCGCAGGGCCGGGCCCGGCGACGGCATCGCCCCGGCGACCACAGCCCGCGCCGTCGAAGCCTTCGCCGAAAGCTTCGACACCACCTGGGGCGGCTTTGGCTCGGCGCCGAAGTTCCCCTCCCCGTCCAACCTCGAATTCCTCCTCGCGTACGCCGTCGCCCACCCCGAGACCGAGCAGGGCCAGGCCGCCGGCGCCATGGCCCTCCACACCCTCCGCGCCATGGCCACCGGCGGCATGTACGACCAGGTCGGCGGCGGCTTCGCCCGCTACAGCGTTGACGACCGCTGGGTCGTGCCCCACTTCGAGAAAATGCTTTACGACAACGCCCAGCTCGCGCGCGTCTACCTTCACGGCTACCAGCTCACCGGCGACGGCGGTTTCGCCCGCGTCGTCCACGAGACGCTCGAATTCCTCCTCCGCGAGATGCAGGACCCCGAGGGCGGCTTTTTCGCCGCGCTCGACGCCGACAGCGAAGGTATTGAGGGCAAGTACTACCTCTGGACCGTCGCCGAACTCGAACAGGTGCTCGGCGAGGACGCGCCGCTCGCCATCGCCTGGTACGGCGTCACCGCGGAGGGCAACTTCTTCGACCCGCACCACCCCGAGTTGACGGGCCGGAACGTCCTCACCGCCCGCCCCGATATCGAGGACCTCGAGCGGCGCTTCGGGCTCAGCCAGGACGAGATCCTCGACCGTATCGAAACGATCCAGGAGCGCCTTTTCTACGCGCGCCAGGAGCGGGTGCCGCCCGGCCTCGACGACAAGGTGCTCACGAACTGGAACGGCCTCGCGCTCGCTGCCCTCGCAGAGGCTGCGCGCGTGCTCGGCGAACCCGCCTACGGTATCGCCGCCGCCCGCCTCGCTGAGTTCCTTCAGCGCAACGCCTGGCGCGACGGCGTCCTCTACCACACCTGGAAAGACGGCGAAGCCCGCGTCCCCGGCCTCCTCGAAGACTACGTCTACGTCGGCCTCGGCCTCGTCGAGCTGTACAAAACGACCGGCGAGCTGCGCTGGCTCGACTGGTCACGTGAGCTCTGGGAGGCGGCCCTCGCGCGCTTCCGCGACCCCGAGACCGGCACCTTCTTCGACACCGCCAGCGACGCCGAGCAGCTGATCGTCCGCCAGCGCAGCTTCTTCGACGCGGCGACGCCCTCAGGCAACGGCGCCGCA
It encodes:
- a CDS encoding thioredoxin domain-containing protein, which gives rise to MPNRLANESSPYLRQHAENPVDWYPWGSEAFERARAEDKPILLSVGYSSCHWCHVMAHESFENPAIAELMNRYFVNVKVDREERPDIDAVYMAAVQAISGQGGWPMTVFLTPDGQPFYAGTYFPPEDAHGRPGFPRVLQFLAEKWQTDRQRILESAAGLTEHLRAAAARRAGPGDGIAPATTARAVEAFAESFDTTWGGFGSAPKFPSPSNLEFLLAYAVAHPETEQGQAAGAMALHTLRAMATGGMYDQVGGGFARYSVDDRWVVPHFEKMLYDNAQLARVYLHGYQLTGDGGFARVVHETLEFLLREMQDPEGGFFAALDADSEGIEGKYYLWTVAELEQVLGEDAPLAIAWYGVTAEGNFFDPHHPELTGRNVLTARPDIEDLERRFGLSQDEILDRIETIQERLFYARQERVPPGLDDKVLTNWNGLALAALAEAARVLGEPAYGIAAARLAEFLQRNAWRDGVLYHTWKDGEARVPGLLEDYVYVGLGLVELYKTTGELRWLDWSRELWEAALARFRDPETGTFFDTASDAEQLIVRQRSFFDAATPSGNGAAALLGLWLGRYFGPAEWERVVEDVAAAVADHLLRAVPGFGTILHAIEFALAPHREIVMVGEPAARAPFEEVVAARYLPFTVIAPTSDALGLPLFEGREPTGQPLAYVCNNMACLAPARTPAELEAQLGPVPAFD